One Cardiocondyla obscurior isolate alpha-2009 linkage group LG11, Cobs3.1, whole genome shotgun sequence DNA segment encodes these proteins:
- the Rab3-gef gene encoding MAP kinase-activating death domain protein isoform X4, which produces MDIQKKFLCPRLVDYLAIVGSRMPAASRQPVQVPELLRRYPVEDHKDFPLPLDMVYFCQPEGCSSVGPKRTALREATSFTFTLTDKDSGKTRYGICVNFYRPTERAGVMASGNMSVKREKYNTTFRRESWRKSMERSTDSAFSRSSAVGPSDSERDCSSSRRDSDTPQVPHAPRLEFIAPSGDSESGGSHSPSPRASRRRQRVRNHTLTSLCIISHHPFFSMFRECLFVLRKIIDACNESFSPQKVGASRQTNRDTVWSVLTGQALGDTPSIVLHDVREIETWILRLLSSPVPVPAKTRVEVEIISSNMQPPLCFALPDHTRFTLVDFPLHLPLELLGVDICLKVLTLILLENKIVLQSRDYNALSMSVMAFVTMIYPLEYMFPAIPLLPTCMSCAEQLLLAPTPFVIGIPASFLLYKKNFRLPDDIWLVDLDSNKITAPSALNEDSLPPLPEPEGTILKNHLKQAMQLMDQVGSSAMASMAGPPLAPQDASLRMSFQAQSRRESTVSHHFTLNVASTKHRPSVDQFTHSHAPLNSPGASSSSSPPRRPSMSQTVGPGPGGQFSPKATGQNSTAPFNPFIYGNDVDSVDIATRVAMVRFFNSQNLLANFTEHTRTLRLYPRPVVAFQINSFLRSRPRKSSFLNKFARTQAVEFLAEWSLTPSNVAFLRVQTGVFDPAQIGDKPRWYASNLEPIYFPVWDSGSSLANALKAMKEHETQPTDESGSDSEGAESTSSSYSSLSDFVSEMASSDLSPGYNCPQASQPQQMSLSVDPKNVYNPPSSLQYPGVEEDSPVRPESPPSTSSSHSDLSSPSLNRDSELELNPKIHEGSQSANDKEEGGSFESDSASTITPRTILSAQSSVGQFTGISMGALGTQSSLNDTERPATPHRTSRISRYVTPVPPTGPGLQRQPSVGNVLARASSFNTAGPLLPRQISAVNTGEHHHEATQLQRQASAGPVIMQKQGNDNTVQRQNSGGNATGNGVLRQGSQGSLFEQIASQAKDLMRETTRQSSQDGLLAHMDKLKHQAKEKITEAGEDSLFAPLEQLTQQTKKAMGEATKSVQEVSKTALEASKTAAGVSKNTLDDLTYVGKSTLGDLTKSAKEVAAKKGLLKGLGESQQSPVHSPQSPGSQRKDSISNQLVASDTRGGVGRDFFSNISSDLNGIAAQTSSMFSDLFGSKNNSKSSSFFPQNQKSKEKNPILGPFPKVAAKTGLVERSSLIKHSTHKVNQEDAQRLQNAERSSTNSDNQAFLNDVITQVLAGEGVGWLKLNRLKKLMEDENYRDLVVTKLNKGLNRKISPNDHIDDVAISKPVYKGMLKCLQAVTHGLAHTYNNFGLGGMASVFQLMEIAHTHYWSKDLSEGSGFDSSLMSQASSPFGSRENLKSPQSPNQSDFMDVSQRSDLPQVHLDVPQAPPAGDTSQSTTDMFLDMFTKKGKFLSKLTSFDSESGRGGGTGSSEALSTDGGSIITNPAFRQAHQASFRSTVSDSEVEQGNFPRQGKQRSGSVWSSKSSLSTGFRYHGGSLIPTTAVPSPETARTYLFEGLLGKERSSLWDEMQFWEDAFLDAVSQERDMMGMDQGPGEMVERYKSLSESERRRLEHEEDRLLCTLLHNLTAVLVMLNVDKNELKRKVRRLLGKSHIGLIYSQELNLLLDQINNLHGNDIDLKPLTSRQMHRQSFTVHSGVDAEGDLRFLEVRHDGLVLRSVNGVIVERWWYERVVNMTYSPKNKVLCLWRRSGGDTELHKYYTKKCKDVYYCIKDAMEKAAARGRGANAGYELGGEFPVQDMRTGEGGLLQVCMEGVGLLFANSKDFEFFVRLDHIRKCFTQKDGIFVLEEFNPKTRQVIQRKYKSQMASDICYAVLCVFSYVAAGTEKGKQQQQPPQPQQHSLQPHHQRQHQHQQQQHQHQQQQQQHQQQQHQQQQHQQHQQQQQNYQSRHPYQQHRQEQSQPSNPTPQMHKPTQLDPHPRQH; this is translated from the exons ATGGATATACAGAAGAAGTTCCTGTGTCCCCGACTGGTGGATTATCTCGCCATCGTGGGGTCCAGGATGCCCGCTGCCTCTCGTCAGCCCGTACAG GTACCGGAGCTGCTACGTAGATATCCGGTGGAGGATCACAAGGACTTTCCTCTGCCTTTGGATATGGTGTACTTCTGTCAGCCGGAAGGCTGCAGCAGCGTGGGACCGAAGCGTACGGCCTTACGAGAGGCGACGTCATTCACCTTCACCCTTACCGACAAGGATTCAG GAAAAACGCGTTATGGAATCTGCGTGAATTTCTATCGACCTACGGAGAGAGCGGGGGTCATGGCCAGCGGAAACATGTCGGTCAAAAGAGAGAAGTACAACACCACGTTTCGCAGGGAAAGCTGGAGGAAGAGCATGGAGAGAAGCACGGACTCCGCTTTTTCTAG GAGCAGTGCGGTGGGTCCGAGTGACTCTGAGAGAGATTGCTCCAGTAGCAGAAGGGACTCGGATACCCCGCAGGTACCTCACGCCCCGAGATTGGAGTTCATCGCACCGAGCGGAGACAGCGAAAGTGGCGGCAGTCATTCCCCTTCGCCACGCGCGTCTCGAAGACGTCAG AGGGTTCGCAATCACACCTTAACTTCGTTATGCATCATTTCGCATCATCCGTTCTTTTCGATGTTCCGGGAGTGTCTTTTCGTTCTGAGGAAGATTATCGATGCGTGCAACGAGAGCTTTTCGCCGCAAAAGGTGGGAGCCTCTCGTCAGACCAACAG AGATACGGTATGGAGCGTGCTAACTGGTCAAGCTCTAGGCGATACACCGTCCATCGTGCTTCACGATGTTCGCGAGATCGAAACGTGGATATTGCGATTGCTCAGTAGCCCTGTGCCCGTTCCGGCGAAGACACGCGTTGAAGTTGAGATAATATCATCGAATATGCAGCCTCCACTGTGCTTTGCCCTGCCGGACCACACCAGGTTTACTCTAGTCGATTTTCCTTTGCATCTACCGCTGGAGCTCCTAGGCGTCGACATATGTCTAAAGGTCCTTACTCTCATCCTCTTAGAGAACAAG atTGTACTTCAGTCACGCGATTACAACGCGTTGTCCATGTCGGTTATGGCGTTCGTCACGATGATTTATCCACTGGAGTACATGTTTCCGGCGATACCTTTGCTTCCCACATGCATGAGCTGCGCGGAACAGCTGTTGCTTGCCCCAACGCCCTTCGTGATCGGAATACCCGCGTCTTTCTTGCTGTACAAGAAGAACTTCAGGCTGCCCGACGATATCTGGCTGGTGGATTTGGATAGCAATAAGATTACGGCGCCTAGCGCTCTGAACGAGGATAGTTTACCGCCATTACCGGAGCCGGAGGGCACTATTCTAAAGAATCATCTAAAGCAG GCAATGCAACTGATGGATCAAGTTGGCTCTAgt GCGATGGCCAGTATGGCAGGCCCACCGTTGGCCCCGCAGGACGCGTCGCTGCGTATGTCCTTTCAAGCGCAGAGCAGAAGAGAAAGCACGGTCTCTCATCATTTCACCTTAAA cgTTGCTTCGACAAAGCACAGACCGAGCGTCGATCAGTTCACGCATTCTCACGCCCCATTAAATTCACCCGGCGCGAGCTCGTCGTCGAGCCCACCTCGTCGGCCGTCGATGTCACAGACAGTTGGACCCGGACCGGGCGGCCAGTTTTCGCCGAAGGCAACTGGACAAAACTCGACGGCGCCTTTCAACCCTTTCATCTACGGGAACGACGTGGACTCGGTGGATATCGCTACGCGGGTCGCCATGGTACGGTTCTTCAATTCGCAGAACCTGCTGGCCAACTTCACCGAGCACACGCGGACTTTGCGGCTGTACCCTCGGCCGGTGGTGGCCTTCCAGATCAACTCGTTTCTCCGCTCGCGGCCCAGGAAGAGCAGCTTCCTCAACAAGTTTGCGCGCACGCAGGCGGTCGAATTCCTGGCCGAATGGTCTTTAACACCGAGTAACGTGGCCTTCCTCCGAGTGCAAACCGGCGTGTTCGATCCCGCGCAGATCGGCGACAAGCCGCGCTGGTACGCGAGCAATCTCGAGCCGATCTACTTCCCTGTCTGGGATTCCGGTAGCTCGCTGGCGAACGCTTTGAAGGCGATGAAGGAGCACGAGACTCAGCCTACGGACGAGAGTGGGTCGGATTCCGAAGGTGCGGAGAGCACCAGTTCTTCTTATTCTTCCCTAAGCGACTTTGTCTCCGAGATGGCATCGTCTGATTTGTCACCAG GTTACAACTGTCCGCAAGCGAGTCAGCCGCAACAAATGTCGCTTTCGGTAGACCCGAAGAACGTTTACAACCCACCGAGCTCTCTGCAATATCCGGGAGTGGAGGAGGATTCGCCAGTGCGTCCTGAGAGTCCGCCGAGCACGTCTTCTAGTCACAGCGATCTCAGCAGCCCGAGCTTGAACAGGGACTCTGAGCTCGAGTTAAATCCAAAAATTCACGAGGGCTCGCAGTCGGCTAAC GATAAAGAGGAGGGTGGTAGCTTTGAGTCAGACTCCGCGTCGACAATAACACCGCGCACTATCCTGAGCGCACAAAGTTCGGTAGGACAGTTCACAGGGATAAGCATGGGAGCTTTAGGCACTCAGTCTTCGCTCAACGACACTGAACGTCCTGCCACACCTCACAGGACCTCGCGTATCAGTAGATATGTCACTCCT GTACCGCCTACGGGACCGGGTTTGCAGCGCCAGCCGAGCGTCGGCAACGTCCTGGCGAGAGCTTCTAGTTTCAATACCGCCGGGCCACTTTTGCCGCGGCAGATAAGCGCGGTCAATACCGGCGAGCATCACCACGAGGCGACGCAGCTTCAGCGTCAGGCATCGGCTGGGCCGGTGATTATGCAGAAACAAGGCAACGACAACACGGTGCAACGACAAAACAGCGGTGGCAATGCTACCGGAAACGGTGTGCTTCGCCAGGGCTCGCAGGGTTCCTTGTTCGAGCAAATCGCCAGCCAGGCAAAGGACTTGATGCGGGAGACTACGAGACAAAGCAGCCAGGACGGGTTACTCGCGCACATGGACAAG CTGAAGCATcaggcgaaagaaaaaattacggAGGCAGGCGAGGATAGTTTATTTGCGCCACTGGAGCAA TTGACGCAGCAGACGAAAAAGGCGATGGGCGAGGCCACAAAGTCGGTGCAGGAGGTATCAAAGACCGCGTTAGAAGCTAGTAAAACTGCAGCGGGTGTGAGTAAGAACACGTTGGATGATCTGACGTACGTCGGTAAAAGCACATTGGGAGACCTAACGAAAAGTGCCAAAGAAGTTGCCGCGAAAAAAGGATTGCTCAAG GGCCTTGGAGAGTCGCAACAATCACCGGTGCACAGTCCGCAGTCACCCGGCTCGCAGCGGAAAGATTCGATCAGCAATCAGTTGGTCGCATCTGACACGCGTGGTGGCGTCGGGCGAGACTTTTTCAGCAATATTAGCAGCGATTTAAACGGAATCGCAGCACAGACTAGTAGCATGTTTAGCGATTTATTCG gtagtaaaaataattctaagaGCAGCAGCTTTTTCCCACAAAATCAGaaatcgaaagagaaaaatcctaTTCTTGGACCATTTCCGAAAG TTGCAGCAAAAACCGGTTTGGTGGAACGGTCTTCGTTGATCAAACATTCTACACATAAAGTTAATCAAGAAGATGCGCAAAGATTACAAAACGCGGAACGCTCCAGCACAAATAGCGACAATCAAGCCTTTTTAAATGAC GTGATAACGCAAGTGTTGGCTGGCGAAGGTGTTGGCTGGCTCAAATTAAATAGATTGAAGAAGCTAATGGAAGATGAAAATTATCGAGATTTAGTTGTGACCAAATTGAACAAAGGTCTTAATAGAAAGATTAGTCCCAATGATCATATTGACGATGTg gCCATATCGAAGCCCGTATATAAGGGAATGTTAAAGTGCCTTCAAGCAGTAACGCATGGTCTCGCACACACGTATAACAATTTTGGACTAGGCGGGATGGCTTCTGTCTTCCAACTGATGGAAATCGCTCACACGCATTACTGGAGCAAAGATCTGTCCGAAGGTAGTGGCTTCGACAGCTCTTTAATGTCGCAG GCGTCTAGCCCATTCGGTAGCAGGGAAAACCTGAAATCTCCGCAATCTCCGAATCAGTCAGATTTTATGGATGTTTCGCAAAGATCAG acTTGCCGCAAGTGCATTTGGATGTGCCACAAGCACCACCGGCAGGAGATACCAGCCAGTCAACGACGGACATGTTTTTAGATATGTTCACGAAGAAGGGAAAATTTTTAAGCAAGCTCACTTCGTTCGACTCAGAG AGTGGGCGGGGTGGTGGAACGGGGAGCAGCGAAGCTTTATCCACTGACGGAGGTAGCATTATCACTAATCCTGCTTTTCGGCAAGCGCACCAAGCTTCCTTTCGAAGCACCGTGTCTGATAGCGAGGTCGAGCAAGGCAAT TTTCCTCGGCAGGGCAAGCAGCGTTCTGGTAGCGTCTGGTCCAGTAAATCGTCCTTAAGCACCGGATTCCGATACCACGGCGGAAGTTTAATACCCACCACGGCGGTACCAAGTCCGGAGACTGCAAGAACGTATCTCTTCGAAG gtTTATTAGGAAAAGAAAGATCATCTTTGTGGGACGAAATGCAGTTCTGGGAAGATGCCTTCTTGGATGCTGTCTCGCAAGAACGCGATATGATGGGCATGGACCAAGGACCTGGAGAAATGGTGGAGAG GTATAAAAGTTTAAGCGAGAGCGAAAGGCGACGGCTGGAGCACGAGGAGGACAGACTGTTGTGCACTCTGCTGCATAATCTCACCGCCGTTCTCGTGATGCTGAACGTCGACAAGAACGAACTGAAGCGCAAGGTGCGCCGGTTGTTGGGCAAGAGTCACATCGGTCTTATCTATAGTCAGGAACTGAACTTACTTCTTGACCAGATAAACAATCTC catGGAAACGACATTGATCTGAAGCCCCTGACGTCCCGACAAATGCACCGCCAGTCGTTCACCGTGCACTCAGGAGTCGACGCCGAAGGTGATTTACGATTCCTCGAGGTTCGCCACGATGGTCTCGTGCTGAGATCGGTGAACGGTGTGATAGTCGAGCGCTGGTGGTACGAGCGGGTGGTTAACATGACCTATAGTCCGAAGAACAAGGTTCTCTGCTTGTGGAGGAGAAGCGGTGGAGATACTGAGTTACACAAATATTACACCAAAAAG TGCAAGGACGTGTACTACTGCATTAAGGACGCCATGGAAAAGGCGGCAGCTCGCGGGCGAGGTGCGAACGCTGGCTACGAGCTCGGTGGCGAGTTTCCGGTGCAGGACATGCGAACGGGCGAAGGTGGGCTTCTACAAGTCTGCATGGAGGGCGTCGGTCTCTTATTCGCAAATAGCAAG GATTTCGAG TTTTTTGTAAGACTCGATCATATCCGCAAGTGCTTTACTCAAAAGGATGGAATCTTTGTTTTGGAAGAATTCA atccTAAAACTAGACAAGTAATTCAACGTAAATATAAGTCTCAAATG GCATCTGACATCTGCTACGCTGTTCTCTGCGTATTTTCTTACGTGGCGGCTGGCACTGAAAAAGGGAAACAGCAACAACAGCCACCACAGCCTCAGCAGCACAGTTTGCAGCCGCATCATCAACGTCAGCATCAGCACCAACAACAGCAGCACCAGCaccaacagcagcagcagcagcatcaacagcagcagcaccagcagcagcagcatcaACAGCaccagcagcaacagcaaaaTTATCAGAGCCGACATCCTTATCAACAGCACAGACAAGAGCAATCGCAGCCGAGTAACCCGACTCCGCAAATGCATAAACCTACGCAGCTGGATCCTCATCCTCGTCAGCACTGA